In one Echinicola marina genomic region, the following are encoded:
- a CDS encoding cell division ATP-binding protein FtsE yields MVFSSEPVVRLNKACIFQGITAILQDVTFEIDKDEFVFLIGRTGSGKSSLLKTLYSDLPLKMGEGHIAGYNLKEIKSKDIPYLRRKLGIVFQDFQLFNDRTVAENLYFVMRATGWKEKSKMKTRMVEVLMRVGLGGSATKMPHQLSGGEQQRVVIARALLNEPSILLADEPTGNLDPEVADGIFKLFQEINKQGTAVLMATHNHELLKKYPYRILKCEKGFLLDSKTSDIFEKDQI; encoded by the coding sequence ATGGTATTTTCCAGCGAGCCCGTAGTCCGATTAAACAAAGCCTGTATATTTCAGGGCATAACAGCCATTTTACAGGATGTTACTTTTGAAATTGATAAGGATGAATTTGTATTTCTAATAGGCCGGACAGGCAGCGGAAAAAGCTCCCTATTGAAAACCCTATATTCTGACCTGCCCCTAAAGATGGGAGAAGGCCACATTGCCGGTTATAACCTCAAGGAAATCAAATCCAAAGACATCCCTTACCTTCGTAGGAAACTAGGCATCGTATTCCAAGATTTCCAGCTGTTCAATGACCGGACCGTAGCGGAAAATCTTTATTTCGTTATGCGTGCCACTGGCTGGAAAGAAAAGTCCAAGATGAAAACCAGGATGGTGGAAGTACTGATGCGAGTTGGACTTGGTGGCTCCGCTACCAAAATGCCACATCAACTATCCGGAGGTGAACAGCAACGTGTGGTAATTGCAAGGGCACTGCTGAACGAACCTTCCATTTTATTGGCAGATGAACCCACTGGAAATTTGGATCCTGAAGTTGCTGATGGAATTTTCAAACTTTTTCAAGAAATCAACAAACAAGGCACTGCCGTACTGATGGCCACACATAATCATGAACTGCTAAAAAAATATCCATATAGAATCCTTAAATGCGAAAAAGGCTTCTTACTGGATTCCAAAACTTCTGACATATTCGAAAAGGATCAGATATAG
- a CDS encoding fructose-6-phosphate aldolase, with protein MYIIKVKGKAKIPDYIQIRDENFVLVAYFRADRPLKNLEKFGLEGKEEEMGKLIKELPFGKLQKLEL; from the coding sequence ATGTATATCATCAAGGTAAAAGGCAAGGCAAAAATCCCTGACTATATTCAGATCAGAGATGAAAACTTTGTTCTGGTAGCCTACTTCAGGGCCGACCGTCCGCTCAAAAACCTAGAAAAGTTTGGCTTGGAAGGCAAAGAAGAAGAAATGGGGAAATTGATCAAAGAGCTTCCTTTTGGCAAATTGCAAAAGTTAGAATTGTAA
- the fsa gene encoding fructose-6-phosphate aldolase — MKFFIDTANLAEIKEAYDLGVLDGVTTNPSLMAKEGITGDENVKAHYKAICDIVDDKVSAEVISTDFEGMIKEGKELAKIDDKIVVKVPMIKDGVKAIKYFSNEGIRTNCTLVFSPGQAILAAKAGATYLSPFIGRLDDIAFDGLELIEQIVHIYQNYGYDTQVLAASVRHTMHLIKCAEIGADVVTCPLNVITGLLNHPLTDAGLAKFLADHAKAAGK; from the coding sequence ATGAAATTCTTTATTGACACTGCCAATCTTGCTGAAATCAAAGAAGCCTATGATTTAGGCGTATTGGATGGGGTGACTACCAATCCTTCATTGATGGCCAAAGAAGGCATCACAGGAGATGAAAACGTAAAGGCTCACTATAAAGCTATTTGCGATATTGTGGATGATAAAGTTAGTGCAGAAGTAATTTCTACCGACTTTGAGGGAATGATCAAAGAAGGAAAAGAACTAGCTAAAATTGATGACAAAATCGTAGTTAAAGTACCTATGATCAAAGATGGTGTAAAAGCCATCAAATATTTCAGCAACGAAGGCATTAGAACCAACTGTACCTTGGTATTTTCTCCAGGTCAGGCCATCCTCGCTGCCAAAGCTGGAGCTACCTATCTTTCTCCATTTATCGGAAGATTGGATGACATTGCTTTTGACGGTTTAGAGTTGATCGAACAAATCGTTCATATCTACCAAAATTATGGTTACGACACTCAGGTATTGGCCGCTTCAGTAAGACACACCATGCACTTGATCAAATGTGCTGAAATCGGTGCCGATGTGGTTACTTGTCCTTTGAATGTGATCACAGGCCTATTGAACCACCCACTTACTGATGCAGGATTGGCCAAATTCTTGGCTGACCATGCTAAAGCAGCAGGTAAATAA